One genomic window of Helicobacter canis includes the following:
- the murA gene encoding UDP-N-acetylglucosamine 1-carboxyvinyltransferase — MDYLHITGGSKLHGQVQISGAKNAALPLLSAALLSNTPMKIDNLPNVADVKTLAKLLEHLGAIVSWDSPHSAQIDASHIIHTKAIYDIVRKMRASILVLGPLLARVGHCEVSLPGGCAIGARPVDLHIAAMEKMGAQITIQGGYIVASAPNGLQGTQIVFDKITVTGCENVIMAAALAKGRTQIINAAREPEVVQLCEVLMQAGVEIQGVGTSVLDIRGTDREPLSFKPFSVIPDRIEAGTYLCAAAITNSPINLTNANPTHLEAVLEKLRQIGFTLESTKDSISIFPATKRQGFELITTEHPGFPTDMQAQFMSLATQCQGTSVIQERLFENRFMHASELQRLGANITLKGNTATIIGNDERNPLVGADVMATDLRASSALVLAGLVAQGSTNVHRIYHLDRGYENLEQKLEGLGANIVRKKS; from the coding sequence ATGGACTATCTACACATCACAGGAGGCTCAAAGCTACACGGACAAGTGCAAATCTCTGGAGCAAAAAACGCCGCTCTCCCCCTACTCTCTGCCGCACTGCTATCAAATACACCTATGAAAATCGACAATCTCCCCAATGTCGCTGATGTCAAAACACTCGCTAAACTTTTGGAGCATTTAGGTGCGATAGTGAGCTGGGATAGCCCACATAGTGCGCAAATTGATGCAAGCCACATTATCCATACCAAAGCGATTTATGATATTGTGCGCAAAATGCGCGCTTCTATTTTGGTGCTTGGACCACTACTTGCACGCGTGGGGCATTGTGAGGTAAGCCTGCCGGGTGGCTGCGCTATTGGCGCACGCCCCGTAGATCTCCACATAGCTGCTATGGAAAAAATGGGCGCACAAATCACAATCCAAGGTGGCTATATCGTAGCTAGCGCACCAAATGGGCTACAAGGCACACAAATTGTCTTTGACAAAATCACCGTAACAGGCTGTGAAAATGTCATTATGGCAGCAGCCCTAGCCAAAGGGCGCACGCAAATCATTAACGCCGCTAGAGAGCCAGAAGTAGTCCAGCTCTGCGAAGTGCTTATGCAAGCAGGCGTGGAGATACAGGGCGTGGGGACTTCTGTGCTAGATATCCGCGGCACAGATAGGGAGCCACTTAGCTTCAAGCCTTTTTCTGTGATACCAGATAGAATTGAAGCAGGCACTTATCTATGCGCAGCAGCCATCACAAATAGCCCTATAAATCTTACAAACGCTAATCCAACCCACCTTGAAGCCGTGCTTGAAAAACTCCGCCAAATCGGCTTCACCCTAGAATCCACAAAGGATTCTATCAGTATTTTTCCAGCCACAAAGCGACAAGGCTTTGAGCTTATTACCACAGAACACCCCGGCTTCCCTACCGATATGCAGGCGCAATTTATGAGCCTAGCTACACAGTGTCAAGGCACAAGCGTGATACAAGAGCGGCTCTTTGAAAATCGCTTTATGCACGCAAGTGAGCTACAACGACTTGGAGCAAATATCACACTAAAAGGCAACACTGCCACAATCATTGGCAACGATGAGCGCAATCCACTTGTAGGTGCAGATGTGATGGCGACAGATTTGCGCGCCTCATCGGCGTTGGTGCTTGCTGGGCTTGTGGCACAAGGCAGCACTAATGTGCATAGGATTTACCACCTTGATCGCGGCTATGAGAACTTAGAGCAAAAGCTTGAAGGGCTAGGCGCAAATATTGTGCGCAAAAAGTCGTAA
- the petA gene encoding ubiquinol-cytochrome c reductase iron-sulfur subunit codes for MAEVKRRDFLGLTLGGVAAVGGIASLIAMKKTWDPLPSVVSAGFTTVDIGNMQEGEFSQVEWRGKPVFIIRKSSNDAFDDKRDFKIGDKVYTLGLQVCTHLGCIPLYKSNEKEFLCPCHGGRFTISGVNIEGTPPPRPFDIPPFKIDGTTLTLGEAGEEYNKMIALA; via the coding sequence ATGGCTGAAGTCAAGAGACGCGATTTCTTAGGGCTCACGCTCGGTGGTGTCGCTGCGGTTGGCGGTATCGCTTCACTAATTGCTATGAAAAAGACTTGGGATCCATTGCCGAGTGTTGTTTCTGCCGGATTTACGACAGTAGATATAGGCAATATGCAAGAAGGAGAGTTTTCTCAGGTCGAGTGGCGTGGAAAGCCGGTATTTATCATAAGAAAGTCTAGCAATGATGCTTTTGATGATAAGCGCGACTTTAAAATCGGTGATAAAGTTTATACGCTTGGCTTGCAAGTATGCACGCACCTAGGTTGTATCCCCCTATATAAATCAAACGAAAAAGAATTTCTCTGTCCGTGCCACGGCGGTAGATTCACAATCAGTGGCGTCAATATTGAGGGCACTCCACCGCCACGCCCATTTGATATTCCGCCATTTAAGATAGATGGCACAACCCTAACGCTTGGTGAAGCTGGGGAAGAATACAACAAAATGATCGCATTAGCTTAA
- a CDS encoding cytochrome bc complex cytochrome b subunit, whose translation MAEIKKADGFVDWLDQRLGVKKLLQVMMTEYWVPKNINFLWAMGVLLLTLFTLLVVSGLFLLMYYKPDVNMAFYSVNYTIMHEVDYGWLWRHIHAVAASMVFVIIYIHMFVAIYYGSYKKGREMVWIGGMLLFVVFSAEAFSGYMLPWGQMSYWAATVITNLFGGIPFIGNDVVEWIRGNYIVADATLTRFFMLHVVLLPVVIMLLIAFHFYSLRFPHVNNQNGEEIDFEAEAQKYQEGKKKDAKVIPFWPVFMSKDIFVVCAFMALFFYLVCYHFDFAMDPVNFDPADSLKTPPHIYPEWYFLWSYEVLRGFFFDVGPIKAADIGLIAFGVAQVVFLFLPWLDRSPVVRPAHQRKGYFVWFWSLIVVLIVLTVYGKLPPEGINTYIGFVASIAFLLLIFVALPLITINERKNSSCRGGCNNAGGAK comes from the coding sequence ATGGCAGAGATAAAAAAAGCAGATGGATTTGTTGATTGGCTTGATCAACGGCTTGGGGTGAAAAAACTCCTCCAAGTAATGATGACAGAATATTGGGTGCCTAAAAATATCAATTTTCTTTGGGCTATGGGCGTGCTACTGCTCACGCTATTTACACTGCTTGTAGTGAGCGGGCTATTTTTGCTTATGTATTACAAGCCTGATGTCAATATGGCGTTTTATAGTGTGAATTACACTATAATGCACGAAGTTGATTATGGTTGGCTATGGCGACATATCCACGCGGTAGCTGCAAGTATGGTATTTGTGATTATCTATATCCATATGTTTGTAGCTATCTACTATGGCTCTTACAAAAAAGGGCGTGAGATGGTGTGGATTGGTGGTATGCTACTCTTTGTCGTGTTTTCCGCTGAAGCATTTAGTGGCTATATGCTTCCGTGGGGACAGATGAGCTATTGGGCAGCGACAGTTATCACCAATCTTTTTGGAGGCATTCCTTTTATCGGCAATGATGTTGTCGAGTGGATTCGTGGGAATTACATTGTGGCTGATGCGACATTGACGCGATTTTTTATGCTACATGTTGTCTTGCTGCCTGTTGTGATTATGCTGCTTATTGCATTCCACTTCTATTCTCTTCGCTTTCCACATGTTAATAATCAAAATGGTGAAGAAATAGACTTTGAAGCAGAAGCACAAAAATACCAAGAAGGCAAGAAAAAAGACGCTAAAGTGATCCCATTCTGGCCAGTATTTATGTCGAAAGACATTTTTGTTGTGTGTGCGTTTATGGCACTATTTTTTTACCTTGTATGCTACCACTTTGATTTTGCTATGGATCCAGTGAATTTCGATCCAGCAGATTCTCTTAAAACTCCGCCACATATTTATCCAGAGTGGTATTTCCTATGGAGCTATGAGGTGCTACGCGGCTTTTTCTTTGATGTTGGACCAATTAAGGCTGCTGATATTGGTCTTATAGCATTTGGTGTAGCGCAAGTAGTGTTTTTGTTTCTCCCTTGGCTTGATAGAAGCCCTGTTGTGCGCCCAGCCCATCAACGCAAAGGATACTTTGTATGGTTTTGGTCGCTTATAGTTGTGCTAATCGTGCTTACTGTGTATGGCAAGCTACCGCCAGAGGGTATTAACACCTACATTGGCTTTGTTGCTTCTATTGCATTTTTGCTTCTTATCTTTGTCGCGCTTCCGCTTATTACAATCAACGAGCGCAAAAATTCAAGCTGCCGTGGTGGCTGCAATAATGCAGGAGGTGCAAAATGA
- a CDS encoding DNA translocase FtsK → MFIILTLATIFGQSGEMGEMGRAFAMLNLSWFGYLGYVYLLFLLYPAYALYKDSTLSPKRVKIIIAVLLLSLGVLLVQSLWLDKGLLGALLIAKIMPNFGAFGVWILVIVCVYAGVLLLCPTAVITAQKSLQNAVLTLTRYLVRNVKEAFLYLAPRCVAYARYLYKATTAWLERVFASPSIKEFDYQGRAKNPIQLESSKINAEQTTMHRAHSTQESFDQMPSLESSLADMPNATQLQNLSSSFSSPLQEAPREAPKFDEKKVVVLYRDEERERYIKEQEEERHRAMVRLIDPSQMNKDAEMLHIDVDQAISRAKAYEKEALLKDEATYRTKIIDPTQEKLESSTPQEMIEVDSPAIDRLSLDSSQMLESHSPNIGTSSAHDAHDDSDTHKDSKQVSHPQSQDHLADMQPLAQSSIQSPYAGEFTQAQYPSPQDTLEQIKDSSPKIFAHKTQNTELSRRVQPTIVKDLESSKQHLESLERGGLARPKDYVLPPTTLLQPAQSGKISFEEGEIDQKIQNLLTKLKVFKIDGDVARIYSGPVVTTFEFRPAPNVKVSRIQSLSDDLAMALSARSIRIQAPIPGKDVVGIEVPNSQKEMIYLREILESEVFQGSSSPLALGLGKDIVGNPFVTDLQKLPHLLIAGTTGSGKSVGLNAMILSLLYRNSPDNLRLIMVDPKKVEFSLYEEIPHLLTPIITDAKKAIIALNNVAREMERRYEMMKALKTKTIDGYNAKAASEGSEILPFIVIIIDELADLMMTGGKEAEGSIIRIAQMGRAAGLHLIVATQRPSVDVVTGLIKTNLPAKIAYKVGSRMDSRVILDSEGAQNLLGQGDMLFSLGGGGSVLRLHAPWASEDEIESIVGFIRDQREVQYDSSFLADSVGVATRSDETQGDSSDLLAEAKKLMMLDGKTSISNLQRRLGIGYNKAAVLVEELEKQGFLSAPNAKGVREIIG, encoded by the coding sequence TTGTTTATTATCCTAACCTTGGCGACTATTTTTGGACAGAGCGGTGAAATGGGCGAGATGGGCAGGGCATTTGCGATGCTTAATCTATCTTGGTTTGGGTATTTGGGCTATGTGTATTTGCTCTTTTTACTCTATCCAGCGTATGCGCTATATAAGGATTCTACACTTAGCCCAAAGCGAGTGAAAATTATCATCGCTGTTTTGCTACTAAGCTTAGGTGTGCTTTTGGTGCAGTCGCTTTGGTTGGATAAGGGCTTGCTTGGTGCGCTTCTTATCGCCAAGATTATGCCAAATTTTGGCGCATTTGGCGTGTGGATTCTAGTGATAGTGTGTGTGTATGCCGGGGTGCTTTTGCTATGTCCTACTGCTGTGATTACTGCACAAAAATCCCTGCAAAATGCCGTGCTTACGCTCACGCGCTATCTTGTGCGCAATGTAAAAGAAGCGTTTTTGTATCTTGCTCCTAGGTGTGTAGCGTATGCGCGATATTTATACAAAGCTACTACTGCGTGGCTTGAAAGAGTGTTTGCCTCTCCATCGATCAAGGAGTTTGACTATCAAGGGCGTGCTAAAAATCCTATCCAACTAGAATCCAGCAAGATCAATGCTGAGCAAACGACAATGCACAGGGCGCATTCTACTCAAGAGTCTTTTGATCAAATGCCTAGCCTAGAATCTAGTCTCGCGGATATGCCCAATGCCACTCAGCTACAAAATCTCTCGTCGTCCTTTTCATCGCCCTTGCAAGAAGCTCCAAGGGAAGCTCCAAAGTTTGATGAGAAAAAGGTCGTAGTGCTTTACCGCGATGAGGAACGCGAGAGATATATAAAAGAGCAGGAAGAAGAGCGGCATAGGGCGATGGTCCGGCTTATTGATCCAAGCCAGATGAATAAAGATGCCGAGATGCTACATATCGATGTGGATCAGGCTATCTCTCGTGCCAAAGCCTATGAGAAAGAAGCACTGCTAAAAGATGAAGCAACCTATCGCACAAAAATCATTGACCCCACACAAGAGAAGCTAGAATCTAGCACACCACAAGAGATGATAGAGGTGGATTCTCCAGCCATTGATCGTCTCTCTCTAGATTCTTCTCAAATGCTAGAATCCCATTCTCCAAATATTGGCACAAGTAGTGCGCACGATGCGCACGATGATAGTGATACGCACAAAGACTCCAAGCAAGTATCACACCCACAAAGCCAAGATCATCTAGCAGATATGCAGCCTCTAGCACAGTCAAGCATACAATCTCCTTATGCAGGGGAATTTACTCAAGCACAATATCCCAGCCCCCAAGATACACTAGAGCAAATCAAAGATTCTAGTCCTAAGATTTTTGCACACAAAACACAAAACACAGAGCTTTCTAGGCGAGTGCAGCCCACAATAGTAAAAGACTTAGAATCTAGCAAGCAGCATTTAGAGAGCCTAGAGAGAGGTGGGCTTGCGCGACCTAAGGATTATGTCCTGCCACCCACGACACTTCTGCAGCCCGCACAAAGCGGAAAAATAAGCTTTGAAGAAGGTGAGATTGATCAAAAGATCCAAAATCTCCTAACCAAGCTCAAAGTGTTTAAAATTGATGGCGATGTGGCTAGAATCTACTCGGGTCCGGTTGTTACGACCTTTGAATTTCGCCCAGCTCCTAATGTCAAAGTCAGTAGAATCCAAAGCTTAAGTGATGATCTTGCTATGGCACTAAGTGCGCGATCAATCCGTATCCAAGCTCCCATACCGGGTAAAGATGTTGTAGGGATTGAGGTGCCAAACTCGCAAAAAGAGATGATTTATCTGCGCGAGATTTTAGAGAGTGAAGTCTTTCAGGGTTCTTCTTCGCCACTTGCGCTTGGGCTTGGGAAAGATATTGTAGGGAATCCATTTGTTACAGATTTGCAAAAGCTTCCGCATTTGCTTATCGCTGGGACCACAGGTAGCGGGAAGAGTGTTGGGCTTAATGCGATGATTTTATCCCTGCTTTATCGTAATTCTCCCGATAATTTGCGCTTAATAATGGTCGATCCTAAAAAGGTAGAATTTAGTCTTTATGAAGAAATCCCACATTTGCTGACACCCATCATCACTGATGCTAAAAAGGCGATAATCGCTCTCAATAATGTCGCCAGAGAAATGGAGCGCAGGTATGAGATGATGAAAGCCCTAAAGACAAAAACCATCGATGGCTATAATGCCAAAGCTGCTAGTGAGGGAAGTGAGATTTTGCCTTTTATTGTTATCATCATTGATGAGCTTGCCGATCTTATGATGACAGGGGGCAAGGAGGCAGAAGGCTCAATCATTCGCATAGCACAGATGGGTAGGGCGGCAGGATTACACTTAATTGTAGCCACCCAGCGACCAAGTGTCGATGTCGTAACAGGATTGATCAAGACAAATCTCCCGGCAAAAATCGCCTACAAAGTCGGCTCAAGAATGGATTCTCGCGTGATTTTGGATTCTGAAGGAGCGCAGAATCTACTAGGGCAGGGTGATATGCTGTTTTCTCTTGGTGGGGGCGGGAGTGTGTTGCGCTTGCACGCGCCTTGGGCGAGTGAAGATGAGATAGAATCCATTGTGGGCTTTATCCGTGATCAAAGAGAGGTGCAGTATGATTCTAGCTTCTTGGCTGATTCTGTCGGGGTGGCTACAAGGAGCGATGAGACACAAGGCGATAGCAGTGATCTGCTCGCTGAAGCTAAAAAGCTTATGATGCTTGATGGCAAGACTTCTATCAGCAATCTTCAGCGCAGGCTAGGTATAGGCTACAATAAAGCTGCAGTGCTTGTGGAAGAGCTAGAGAAGCAAGGCTTTTTGTCCGCGCCCAATGCCAAAGGTGTGCGCGAGATCATCGGCTAA
- a CDS encoding diacylglycerol kinase has product MGKRNAQKGGGGLARVRNAFLYSRDGLLAAWREEQGFRQVVVVASIGLCLGLWLGDGFAQKVLLVLPGVLCVIVELFNSAIENAIDHTSIEPHPFAKKAKDMSSAAQLLSLVFFAFVWGVFLLEYF; this is encoded by the coding sequence ATGGGTAAGCGCAATGCACAAAAGGGCGGGGGTGGATTGGCACGCGTGCGCAATGCATTTTTGTATTCTAGAGATGGACTTTTGGCTGCGTGGAGAGAAGAGCAGGGGTTTCGTCAGGTGGTTGTAGTAGCAAGCATTGGGCTGTGTTTGGGGCTATGGCTTGGTGATGGATTTGCGCAAAAAGTGCTTTTGGTCTTGCCTGGAGTGCTTTGTGTGATTGTAGAGCTCTTTAACTCAGCGATAGAAAACGCCATTGATCACACGAGTATCGAGCCACATCCTTTTGCCAAAAAGGCGAAAGATATGAGTAGTGCAGCGCAACTTTTGAGTTTGGTATTTTTTGCGTTTGTTTGGGGAGTATTTTTGTTGGAATATTTTTAA
- the purU gene encoding formyltetrahydrofolate deformylase — protein sequence MKHILLISTKDRSGLIYQVSKILHEAGLNIEKNDEFVDRDAMIFFMRTQIAGTLDEKWILATLQNALDKDAHITLKPMAKKSLIILATKENHCLGDLLLRYDSGELHAHIQAVIANHNDLEELVRRFDIPFYCVESSDDRQAHEQALTNIIDRYCPDVIALAKYMRILSPMFVARYAGKMINIHHSFLPAFIGANPYKQAYERGVKIIGATAHFVTQDLDEGPIIAQDIIKIDHTFSWQDMQKAGRNVEKSVFAHALDLILHDRVFINGNKTIVF from the coding sequence ATGAAGCATATATTGCTTATTAGCACTAAAGATAGAAGCGGGCTTATCTATCAAGTCTCTAAGATTTTGCACGAAGCAGGGCTAAATATCGAGAAAAATGATGAATTTGTCGATAGAGATGCGATGATATTTTTTATGCGCACGCAAATTGCTGGCACACTAGATGAAAAGTGGATTCTAGCAACTCTACAAAACGCTCTCGACAAAGATGCTCATATCACACTAAAACCTATGGCAAAAAAGTCCCTAATCATTCTCGCTACCAAAGAAAACCACTGCCTTGGTGATTTGCTACTGCGCTATGATAGTGGCGAGCTACACGCCCATATCCAAGCAGTCATCGCTAATCATAACGACCTAGAGGAGCTTGTGCGCCGTTTTGATATACCATTTTACTGCGTAGAATCCAGCGATGATAGGCAAGCACACGAACAAGCCCTTACAAATATTATTGATCGCTATTGCCCAGATGTAATTGCCCTTGCTAAATATATGCGGATTCTCTCTCCTATGTTTGTAGCACGCTATGCAGGCAAGATGATCAATATCCACCATAGCTTCCTCCCCGCATTTATTGGAGCTAATCCCTACAAGCAGGCGTATGAAAGAGGGGTGAAAATCATCGGTGCTACCGCGCATTTTGTTACCCAAGATCTTGATGAAGGACCTATTATTGCACAAGATATTATTAAAATCGATCACACCTTTAGCTGGCAAGATATGCAAAAAGCCGGACGCAATGTCGAAAAAAGTGTCTTTGCTCACGCGCTTGATCTGATCTTGCACGATCGCGTCTTTATCAATGGTAATAAGACCATTGTGTTTTGA
- a CDS encoding chemotaxis protein CheW codes for MADKIRDIFEQQKMDASGLGRGIGEAQDDPEDILQVIGFVVGNEEFAVPILNVKEIVKPTEFTRVPGTPPYVLGVFNMRGNVYPLINLRLKFGLPAIKQDKDTRYLIVHQNDEIAGFVIDKLTAAITLPSSSIDPVPETLASNQAGMIDGVGKREDHLITILKIDVLLKRDF; via the coding sequence ATGGCTGATAAAATTAGAGATATTTTTGAACAGCAAAAGATGGATGCAAGTGGATTGGGTCGTGGTATTGGTGAGGCACAAGATGATCCAGAGGATATTTTGCAAGTTATTGGGTTCGTTGTGGGTAATGAGGAATTTGCTGTTCCTATTCTTAATGTCAAAGAAATTGTAAAACCCACGGAATTTACAAGGGTGCCCGGAACGCCACCTTATGTTCTAGGTGTATTTAATATGCGTGGAAATGTGTATCCACTCATCAATCTACGCTTGAAGTTTGGTCTCCCGGCTATCAAGCAAGATAAAGATACTCGCTATCTTATAGTGCATCAGAATGATGAAATAGCCGGATTTGTCATCGACAAACTAACAGCAGCCATCACTCTTCCTAGCTCTAGTATAGACCCTGTGCCAGAGACGCTTGCGAGCAATCAAGCTGGAATGATCGATGGCGTAGGAAAGCGTGAAGATCACCTAATCACCATCCTGAAAATTGATGTGCTGCTCAAAAGAGACTTCTAA
- the sppA gene encoding signal peptide peptidase SppA, with protein MIKKFFAPFIAILECLTKYFKAFVFLLIVAVLIFSTREPKQHPNLARIHLKGAIVDSAMLRTQIEDLRNYPSLQGVLFVIDSPGGAVGASVEMADLIKELASTMPVVVHTEGIMASGSYYAGVYASRIYANRGALIGSIGVLFNGANLQELFKKIGYEPQIIAAGEYKEIGAYYRDWTQKERTYIQNLIQEEYQTFITDVAKARNLELKDSSKFAEGRVFNAAKAKELGLIDDVISRNQAIDKLKELAQVEEALWLEKSSWQGYLDSLVESTLSRMLGSMLGVGLR; from the coding sequence ATGATTAAAAAGTTTTTTGCGCCATTTATCGCGATACTTGAATGTCTTACTAAATACTTCAAAGCCTTTGTTTTTTTGCTCATTGTAGCAGTGCTAATTTTTAGCACAAGAGAGCCTAAGCAGCACCCAAATCTCGCTAGAATCCACCTTAAAGGCGCGATAGTGGATTCTGCTATGCTACGCACACAAATCGAGGATTTACGCAATTATCCTAGCTTGCAAGGCGTGCTATTTGTGATTGACTCTCCGGGTGGAGCGGTGGGGGCAAGCGTGGAAATGGCTGATCTCATCAAAGAGCTCGCTAGCACAATGCCTGTGGTCGTGCATACAGAAGGGATTATGGCAAGTGGATCGTATTATGCTGGTGTATATGCGAGCAGAATCTATGCCAATCGCGGTGCGCTAATCGGGAGCATTGGCGTGCTATTTAACGGCGCAAATCTGCAAGAACTCTTTAAAAAAATCGGCTATGAGCCACAGATAATCGCAGCTGGCGAGTATAAAGAAATAGGCGCGTATTACCGCGACTGGACACAAAAAGAACGCACCTATATACAAAACCTTATCCAAGAAGAATACCAAACTTTCATCACCGATGTCGCAAAAGCACGGAATCTAGAGCTAAAGGATTCTAGCAAGTTTGCTGAAGGCAGGGTGTTTAATGCCGCTAAAGCTAAGGAGTTGGGGCTGATTGATGATGTCATCTCCCGTAATCAAGCCATAGACAAACTAAAAGAACTCGCCCAAGTAGAAGAAGCACTATGGCTTGAAAAAAGCTCGTGGCAAGGCTATTTAGACTCTCTTGTAGAATCCACTTTAAGCAGAATGCTTGGCTCTATGCTTGGGGTAGGATTGCGATGA